Sequence from the Hamadaea flava genome:
AGCCGCGACAAGATGTCGAGATATCGCCGCCGTGTCGCGGCCGCCGAAGACTAAAGGGCGGCCTTGACCGCGGCGGCCATCGCCTGCTCGCCACTGAGGTTCGGGTGGAACGGGGCGGCGGCCACGGTCGGAATGAGACCCTCGACCCACCGAGTTCCGCCGGACTTGCAGACGTCGTGCCCGATGGTCGGGGTGTAGGTGTCCACATACGACGCGCCGTTGGCGGCCGCCGTGGTACGCAGCATCGAGTTCAGCGATTTCTCCGTGCTCCGCAGGTAGGGCACGTCGCCGAAGGCGATCGGGACGGCCGGGAAGCAGCCGTATCCGCTGTCGGGGACGATGACCGGGTAGCCGACGACCACCACGCGGGCGTTCGGCGCGGCCTGGTGCACGGCCTGCAGCACGGTCGCGATCTTGCTCGCGGTCGCGGTGATCCGGGCCAGCAGCTGATCGGTCCCGTTGGCGGTGTACTTGTCCTTGCACGGGCTGCCGAACGGCTTGCCGTAGCTGGCACTGACACAGTCCTCGATGATGCCGGAGAAGCCGATGTCGTTGCCGCCGATGCCGACGGTCACCAGCGCCGTGTCGCCGGTGACGGCGGCGATCTGGGCCGGGACGGTGATGCCGAGCTGGCCCTCGCCCGGGTTCAGGATGTCGCCGGTGG
This genomic interval carries:
- a CDS encoding SGNH/GDSL hydrolase family protein — encoded protein: MSLPRKSLLAFASFASTVAALIALPFLATPAAAAAPTGKYVALGDSFTSGPLIPTQVDLNCVRSDRNYPHLVRTALGSSAFTDVSCGGATTGDILNPGEGQLGITVPAQIAAVTGDTALVTVGIGGNDIGFSGIIEDCVSASYGKPFGSPCKDKYTANGTDQLLARITATASKIATVLQAVHQAAPNARVVVVGYPVIVPDSGYGCFPAVPIAFGDVPYLRSTEKSLNSMLRTTAAANGASYVDTYTPTIGHDVCKSGGTRWVEGLIPTVAAAPFHPNLSGEQAMAAAVKAAL